Part of the Actinomycetota bacterium genome, CCCCATGACCTCGCAGACCATCACGCGTTGGTGGCTCTCGGCCGTGCTGTAGAGCCGGTCGATCAGGTCGGTCGCGATCTGCACGGCGGTCTGGAACCCGATGCTGTGGTCGGTGCCGCCGATGTCGTTGTCGATCGTCTTCGGCACCCCGACCACCGGGACGTCGGGCATCGCGGCGCACGCGCTCATCGTGCCCTCGCCGCCGATCGCGATGTACCCGTCGAGCCGATGCACCTCGGTCGTCTCGCGCACCCGGTCGATGCCGTCGGGGGTCCGGAACGGCTGCATCCCCGACGTGCCGAGGATCGTGCCGCCTCGAGGCAGGATGCCGCGGACCTCGTCGCGGGTGAGCTCATCGGCGGTGCCCTCCATCACCCCGCGCCACCCGTCGCGGAAGCCGTAGACGGTGGCGCCGATCTCGTCGAGCGCGTGGCGCACGACGGCCCGGATCGCCGCGTTCAGGCCCGGGCAGTCGCCTCCGCCGGTGAGGAGTCCGATCCGCACGGGCGACAGCCTACGACGGCCGGGATCAGGCCTCCTCGGCCCCGTCGGCCTGCGCCTTCAGCACCTGGTACCAGCTGTCCTCGTAGGCGCCGTCCTCCTGCGAGGAGCCCTCGGGGCCCTCGGCCCCCGGTGCCCGCTCATCGGTCACGTCCTTCACGAAGCCGAGCCCCTTGTCGACCGACCGCCTGTCCGCCATTCGTCCGTCTCCACCCTCTACGTGCGTGAGATCGATGCCTCATGCAGCATCGGAACCGCGTGCCGGGACCTTGATACCGCGGGCCGGGTAGGGCACTCCCGGCCGGTTCCCGGGGCTTCGATAGGATGTCGGCATGATCGATGCGGCGCTGATCGGAGGGCTGTTCCCCGAGATCAAGGGATGGCTCGAGGCGGTCTTCGTGGGCCTGCTGGTGCTGCTGGCAGGTGCCGTGGGTCTCTTCGCCCTCTTCGTGATCGCGCAGCAGTTCCGCAACCCGGGTCGCCGCGAGCGGCGAGGGCTCTAGGCACCGTTCCCGTCGGACCTCGGCACGATCACGGTCCCCGCCTCGCCCCGCAGCGCGTCGGTCGCGTCCTCCAGGTCGGCGATCACGGCCATCGCTCCCCCGCCGCGCACGAAGCCGATCGCCGCCTCGATCTTCGGCCACATGGACCCCGCACCGAACTCACCCTTCTTGAGCAGCGTCTGGGCCTCGCCGACCGTCATGCGGTCGATGTCCTCGGGGTAGAACGAGCCGTACCCCCGTTGCACCTTCTTCACGTCGGTGAGGATCAGGAGGGTGCTCGCGCCGACCTCCTTCGCGAGGATCGCGGCCGCGAGGTCCTTGTCGACGACACCCTCCTTGCCGATCAACCGGGGGCCTTCCTCGATCACGGGCACGCCCCCGCCGCCGCTCGCGATCACGATCACGTCGTCGGCGACCATCCGGGCGATCACGGGGGTCTCGACGATCGAGTAGGGCTTCGGGCTCGGCACGACGCGGCGCCACCCACCGTGCGGGTCGGCCTTCATCGTGTAGCCGCGCTCTTCTTCGAGACGGCGCGCCTCATGCTCCTCGTAGTAAGGGCCGACGTACTTCGTCGGGTTGGCGAACGCCGGGTCGTCGGGAGGCACCCTCGTGAGGGTCAGCACGGTGGCGACGGGGCGTTCCATGCCGCGTTCGAAGAAGACGTCACCGATCGTCACCTGGAGCAGATAGCCGATCTGTCCCTGGCTCTCAGCCCCGCACACGTCGAGCGGCATCGGATGCACCGACTCCGCGGCGGCCTCCTGCTGCAGTAGGATCCTGCCCACCTGTGGTCCGTTGCCGTGGGTGAGGACCACCTGCCACCCGTCGGCCGCGATGTCGGCGATGCGCTCGGCGGCCCGGCGGCAGGCCCGGTACATCTCCTCGAACGTGTCGTCGGCACCGCGACGAAGCAGCGCATTGCCGCCCAAGGCGACCACGACCCGTTCCATGCGCACCCCTTCCACCGTCGCGGGCCGTTGCACCCGCCGCTCGCACGGACGCGACGGCTTGGTCGCGCCCCGCGTTTCCGAGTCGGCTCAGCCCAGGACGGGCTTGAGCACGTCGAGCAACTGGGGGGACTCCGGGAGGACGTCCAGGTCGTAGCGCACGCGCACGGCGGGCTTGCGGATGTCGATCACCCGCCGCAGGTCGATCGGGGTGCCGATCACGACGAGGTCGACGTCCGCGGCCTCGATGATCTTCTCCATCTCGGCGAGCTGGCCGTCGCTGTAGCCCATGGCCGGCAGCACGGCGCCGACGTCGTACTTCTCGAACGTGTCCGCGATCGTGCCCAGCGCCCACGGCCGAGGGTCGACGATCACGGCGGCACCGTTGCGCTCGGCAGCGACCACGCCGGCGCCGATCTTCATCGAGCCGTGCGTAAGGGTCGGACCGTCCTCGACGACGAGCACGCGCGCGCCGCGGATCGCCCCTGGGTCGTCGACCGTGACGTCCGAGTTCGCCTTGACGACCGTGGCCGAGGGGTTCACCTCGGCGATCGTCGCGTCGATCATCGCGACCTGCTCGGCCGTCGCGGAGTCCATCTTGTTCACGACGATCACGTCGGCCGCTCGTAGGTTCGCCTCTCCGGGGTGATACCTGAGTTCGTGGCCCGCGCGCAGCGGGTCGACGAGCGTGATCCAGACGTCGGGTGAATAGAAGGGCAGGTCGTTGTTTCCGCCGTCCCACAGCAGCACGTCGGCCTCGGCCTGCGCCTGCTCGAGGATCGCGCCGTAGTCCACACCGGCGTAGATCACGGTGCCGCTCATGATGTGCGGCTCGTACTCCTCGCGCTCCTCGATCGTCGTGCCGTACCGGTCGAGGTCCTCGAGCGCCGCGAACCGCTGCACGCGCTGCGCGGCGAGGTCACCGTAGGGCATCGGGTGCCGCACCGCGACGACGGTCTTGCCCGCCCCCTTCAGCGCTCCGGCGATCGCCCTGGTCGTCTGGCTCTTGCCCACGCCGGTCCGTACGGCCGTCACGGCCACGGTCGGGATCGTCGCGCGCAGCATCGTCGCGTCGGGCCCGAGGAGCACGAAGTTCGCCCCGGCTGCGAGCACCTCGCTCGCCTTGTGCATCACGGTCTCGTGCGAGACGTCGGAATAGCTGAACACCACGTCGCCGACGTCGAGGTCGCCGATCAACCGCACGAGCTCCGACTCGTCGTAGATCTGGATGCCGTCGGGGTAGTGCCGCCCCGCGATCTCGGCCGGGTACCGACGGTCGTTGATGAACGGGATCTGGGTCGCTGTGAACGCCACGACCTCGGTCTGCGCGTCATCGCGGTACACGGTGTTGAAGTTGTGGAAGTCGCGACCCGCAGCTCCCATGATGAGGACACGTCGCTTCGCCATGAGGACTCCCCTCCAGCTCGAAGGCCCGTTGCGTCGGAATCGTCTGATGCGCGGAGGCGAGCGCGCCTCGGGGCCTGCGCCGCGGCGCACGTCCCCGCTCTTCATCGGCGAGACTACCCCAGCCGGCTGCCGCCGGTCAGAGGGCGTCGGCCCCTTCGGCGGAGGGCCCGACGGACCGCCATCCATCGTCACCCATGCGACCGAACGGCTGCGCGAAGTGGGGAACACCCACGATCCATGACCCCTCGGCGGCCCGTTCGAGCTGACCCCGGCGTGAGGCAGCGCCCGCCTCGGGATCTTCGTCATGGCTCGACGCCCACTCGGGATGTGCCGCTTGCACCGGGATGTGGAGCAGATCGCCCGCGAGGAGCACGTGGTCGCCGGCGTCGGTCCCGACGACGATGCTGCGATGGCCCGGCGTGTGGCCTGGAGTGTGGACGACCCGGATGCCGGGGACGAGCTCCCGGTCGCGCGGATCGAGGTCGAGCAGGCCCAGCGTGCGCAGTTGCTGCATCTCGTTCACCGCCGCGTATGCCTCGTGCCCGTCTGCGAAGAACGAGAGGTCGGCCTCGTGGAGCACGTAGCGGGCGTTCGGGAACCGCGGCCTCTCCCCCGCCCACGCGCCTCCCGCGTGGTCCGCGTGCAGATGCGAGAGCACCACGAGGCCCACGTCGCCCGGCGCGAGCTCGACGCCCGCGAACGCCTCGTCGGCCGAGCTTCCCGTCCCCGGCGCCCAGGGCCGATACGGCGGGTACGCGCCGACGCCCGTGTCGATCACCGCCGTTCCCCAGCGGCCGCTCGCGACGAACGCGTGCACGTGCCATGGCCAGGAGCCCTCGTCGACGAAGGCCCACGGGTGCCGCTCGCGCTCGGCCGGCCAGTCCACGTCGTGGCCCGGGCACTCGTCGGCGAGATCGAGCGGGGCGAACCCGTAGCAGGCCACGGCGATCTCGACGTCGCCGACCCGTATCGGCTCGACGTGCGTCATGGCAGCAGCCTACGTCGCGTGGAGATCCGACGGGGCGTCCACGTCGCGAAGCGTCCGCCGGCCCGGGTCGAGGCGGGTCCAGGTCGCCTCGCCGATCGTCCGCACGTCCAGCGCCTCGAGCCAGGCCCGCAGGGACCGTTCCCCGCGCTCCAGCAGCGATCGGGCCGTGACCGCGGCCGGGAGTGTCCGCACCACGACCGGGAGGGGGCGGAACCGTCCACCGTCCTCGAGCGCCACGGCGTCGACGGCACCGGCCCCGGCGACGCGGACCAGGTCGCGCAGGACCTCGACCGAGAGCTCGGGCATGTCGCCGCCGACGAGGACGGCGAGCTCCCGGCCGGCCGCCTCGAGCCCCGCGAGCGCCCCGGCGAGCGGGCCCTCGTCCGCCACCGCGTCTCTCGTGAACCGGACCCGGACGTCCGAAGGCATCGAAGGCTCCGCCGCCTCGGGTCCGATCACGATCACGAGGTCGTCCGTGACCCTCGCGAGCCCGATCACCGCGTGGTGCAGGAGCGGTGTGCCATCCACATCTGCCGCGAGCTTGTCGGCACCGCCGAACCGGGTCGAGCGTCCGCCGGCCAGCACGATGCCGCTGACGAGGTCGCTAGTCCGACGCAGACTCGCTCGACCCCCGCCGGTCCCGAGCACCCGCGCGCCGGCGGGTCGGATCGTCTTCCCGCCGCGACTGCACGTAGGCGAACCCGAACCGCCCCTTGATGCACAGGTGCCCGTTGGTGACCGAATGGTCCCAGGGGCTGGTGACCTTCACGATCTCGTTGTCCTGCACGTGCAGCTCGAGCTCGCACCCGACGCCACAGTACGGGCAGATCGTGTTCGTCACGGTCTGCTGCTGTTCGTCCCACGAGCCGTCCTCGCGCATCTCGTGTTCGCTGCGGAACATCAGCGCGCCGGTCGGACAGACCCCGATGCAGTTGCCGCAGTACACGCACGCGGACTCGTCGAGCGGGACCGCGTACTCGGTCGAGATCCGGGCGTCGAAGCCGCGGCCCGCGACGGCGATCGCGAACGTGTTCTGGGCGTCGACGCCGCAGGCCTCGACGCACTTGTAACAGAGGATGCAGCGGGAGTAGTCGCGCACGTACAGCTCATTGTCGATCTTCACGGGCTGGGCGACGCCCTCGGCCACGGTCGGGTCGAGGGGTTCGTGGTGATGGCCGGGGTCACGCCGGTCGCGCTCGTCGGCCGGCAGCTCGGGCATCTGCGCCCCGAACCGCTCGGGATGCACCTCGTACTCCGCCATCCAGCGGTGCACGTCGGCATTCGTGAGGTCCATCTCGACGCTCGACGCGAGGAATTCCATCACGAGGGTGCGGGAGTGCCGGACCCGGTCGGTGTCGGTCGACACGACCATGCCGTCCTCGGCCGTCCGGCTGCACGCGGGCACGAGTGTGCGCGAGCCCTCCACCTCGACCACGCATACGCGGCACGCGTTGACTGGCGTGAGGTTGTCGGCGTAACAGAGCGTGGGCGTATCGACCGCGTTCGCCCGGCAGGCGTCGAGGATCGTGGCGCCCTCGGGCACCCGGGTCTCGGCGCCGTCGACCGTGACCGTGAGCAGACGGCGGGGGGGCTCGAGCGGCACGGCGCCGAGGGGTCGGACGGCCATCAGGACTCCTGCGCCTCGGTGCGGGTCGGCACGGCCTCTCCCTCGAGCGCGTCCGCTTCGCCGCCGCCGAACACCCCGAGCGACGCGATCGCCGACTGCACGGCGTTGGCCGCCGTCTGGCCGAGCCCGCAGATCGACGCGTCGCGCATCACCCGGGCGACGTCCTCGAGCAGCGCGAGCTCGTCGGCGCGCGAGCCCAGCGTCCTGCCCTGCACGAGCCGGTGCAGCGCCTCCTCCTGGCGGACGGTGCCGACCCGGCACGGCACACACTGCCCGCAGGACTCGTCCCGGAAGAACCGCGCGATGCGAAGGCACGTGTCGGAGAGGTCGGCGGAGTCGCCGAACACCATCACGACCCCGGATCCGAGCGTGTAACCACCCTCGCGGGCATCCTCGAACGTGAGCCGCACGTCGAGCCGATCGGGGCCGACGAACCCGCCGGCGGCGCCGCCCAGCAGCACGGCCTTCGGCGCCCGCCCGTCACGCACGCCGCCCGAGGCGTCGATCACCTCCCGCAGCGTGACCCCGTGCGGGTGCTCGTAGACGCCGGGCGCCGCCACGTCGCCGGACAGGCAGAAGAGCCGCGGACCCGTGGAGCCTTCCGTGCCGATGCCGGCGTACGCCCGGCCGCCGATCCGCAGCAGCTCGAGCACGTTGATCAGCGTCTCGACGTTGTTGATGCCGGTGGGCTTGCCGAACAACCCGCGCTGCACCGGGAACGGTGGCTTGTTCCGGGGCTCCCCGCGTTTGCCTTCGAGCGAGTTGAACAGCGCCGTCTCCTCGCCGCAGATGTACGCGCCGGCACCCCGGCGGAGCTCGACGTCGAACGCGGCGCCGTGCCCGAACACGTCGTCGCCGAGGAAGCCGTGCCGGCGCGCTTCCTCGATCGCGTGCACGAGGCGCTCGGTCGCGAGCGGGTACTCCCCGCGGATGTACACGTAGCCTCGCTCGCACCCGGTGGTGATGCCGGCGATCGTGAGGGCCTCGATCACCGCGAACGGATCCTGCTCCATCACGACGCGGTCCTTGAACGTGCCGGGCTCGCTCTCGTCGGCATTGCACACGAAGTAGTGCGGGCGGACCGGCTGCTCGGCGACCGCCTTCCATTTCACGCCCGTGGGGAACGCCGCGCCGCCGCGGCCCATCAGCTTGGAGTCGGTCACCTCGCGGAGGGTCCACTCGGGGCCGTGCTCGAGAGCCAGGCGCAGCGCCTCGTAGCCCCCGTGCGCCCGGTAGTCATCGATCGAGGAGGGGTCCACGGCGCCGATGCGCCGCAGCAGACGGAGGCCCTCTCGCGATGCGGCCTCCCACGCCTGCGGCGCGCTCTCGGGCCCGGCGTCCGCGTCGCCCCAGACACCGTCGCGGATCAACCCCTCGAGGGCATCGTCGGTCACCGGGGCGAGGGCCGAGTCCACCTGGTCGCCGGCGCGCTGCAGCAGCAACGCAGGTGCCCGTTCACAGAGCCCGAGACAGGGGCTCGCCACGACGGTTGCGTCGTCGGAGCGCAGGCGATCGATCACCGTCTCGGCACCCGCCCGGCGGCAGGCCAGGTCGTCGCAGACGTGGACGACGGTGGGTGGCCGTTCCTCGACGCTGAACATCGCGTAGAACGTCGCGACCCCGTACGCCTCGGCCGGGGGCACCGTGAGGCGCTCGCAGACGTAGTTCATACCGCCGGGGCTGATCCAGCCGGCCGCGCCCTGCAGGGCGTGCAGCGCGGGCAGCAGCAGGTCGCG contains:
- the arcC gene encoding carbamate kinase; amino-acid sequence: MERVVVALGGNALLRRGADDTFEEMYRACRRAAERIADIAADGWQVVLTHGNGPQVGRILLQQEAAAESVHPMPLDVCGAESQGQIGYLLQVTIGDVFFERGMERPVATVLTLTRVPPDDPAFANPTKYVGPYYEEHEARRLEEERGYTMKADPHGGWRRVVPSPKPYSIVETPVIARMVADDVIVIASGGGGVPVIEEGPRLIGKEGVVDKDLAAAILAKEVGASTLLILTDVKKVQRGYGSFYPEDIDRMTVGEAQTLLKKGEFGAGSMWPKIEAAIGFVRGGGAMAVIADLEDATDALRGEAGTVIVPRSDGNGA
- a CDS encoding cyclic 2,3-diphosphoglycerate synthase yields the protein MAKRRVLIMGAAGRDFHNFNTVYRDDAQTEVVAFTATQIPFINDRRYPAEIAGRHYPDGIQIYDESELVRLIGDLDVGDVVFSYSDVSHETVMHKASEVLAAGANFVLLGPDATMLRATIPTVAVTAVRTGVGKSQTTRAIAGALKGAGKTVVAVRHPMPYGDLAAQRVQRFAALEDLDRYGTTIEEREEYEPHIMSGTVIYAGVDYGAILEQAQAEADVLLWDGGNNDLPFYSPDVWITLVDPLRAGHELRYHPGEANLRAADVIVVNKMDSATAEQVAMIDATIAEVNPSATVVKANSDVTVDDPGAIRGARVLVVEDGPTLTHGSMKIGAGVVAAERNGAAVIVDPRPWALGTIADTFEKYDVGAVLPAMGYSDGQLAEMEKIIEAADVDLVVIGTPIDLRRVIDIRKPAVRVRYDLDVLPESPQLLDVLKPVLG
- a CDS encoding MBL fold metallo-hydrolase, with product MTHVEPIRVGDVEIAVACYGFAPLDLADECPGHDVDWPAERERHPWAFVDEGSWPWHVHAFVASGRWGTAVIDTGVGAYPPYRPWAPGTGSSADEAFAGVELAPGDVGLVVLSHLHADHAGGAWAGERPRFPNARYVLHEADLSFFADGHEAYAAVNEMQQLRTLGLLDLDPRDRELVPGIRVVHTPGHTPGHRSIVVGTDAGDHVLLAGDLLHIPVQAAHPEWASSHDEDPEAGAASRRGQLERAAEGSWIVGVPHFAQPFGRMGDDGWRSVGPSAEGADAL
- a CDS encoding NTP transferase domain-containing protein, encoding MLGTGGGRASLRRTSDLVSGIVLAGGRSTRFGGADKLAADVDGTPLLHHAVIGLARVTDDLVIVIGPEAAEPSMPSDVRVRFTRDAVADEGPLAGALAGLEAAGRELAVLVGGDMPELSVEVLRDLVRVAGAGAVDAVALEDGGRFRPLPVVVRTLPAAVTARSLLERGERSLRAWLEALDVRTIGEATWTRLDPGRRTLRDVDAPSDLHAT
- a CDS encoding 2Fe-2S iron-sulfur cluster-binding protein, giving the protein MAVRPLGAVPLEPPRRLLTVTVDGAETRVPEGATILDACRANAVDTPTLCYADNLTPVNACRVCVVEVEGSRTLVPACSRTAEDGMVVSTDTDRVRHSRTLVMEFLASSVEMDLTNADVHRWMAEYEVHPERFGAQMPELPADERDRRDPGHHHEPLDPTVAEGVAQPVKIDNELYVRDYSRCILCYKCVEACGVDAQNTFAIAVAGRGFDARISTEYAVPLDESACVYCGNCIGVCPTGALMFRSEHEMREDGSWDEQQQTVTNTICPYCGVGCELELHVQDNEIVKVTSPWDHSVTNGHLCIKGRFGFAYVQSRREDDPTRRRAGARDRRGSSESASD
- a CDS encoding NADH-ubiquinone oxidoreductase-F iron-sulfur binding region domain-containing protein produces the protein MQAGPSAAERAAVDELLGPPTSAWDGALERSEFDHRVARGGADARGDRDLLLPALHALQGAAGWISPGGMNYVCERLTVPPAEAYGVATFYAMFSVEERPPTVVHVCDDLACRRAGAETVIDRLRSDDATVVASPCLGLCERAPALLLQRAGDQVDSALAPVTDDALEGLIRDGVWGDADAGPESAPQAWEAASREGLRLLRRIGAVDPSSIDDYRAHGGYEALRLALEHGPEWTLREVTDSKLMGRGGAAFPTGVKWKAVAEQPVRPHYFVCNADESEPGTFKDRVVMEQDPFAVIEALTIAGITTGCERGYVYIRGEYPLATERLVHAIEEARRHGFLGDDVFGHGAAFDVELRRGAGAYICGEETALFNSLEGKRGEPRNKPPFPVQRGLFGKPTGINNVETLINVLELLRIGGRAYAGIGTEGSTGPRLFCLSGDVAAPGVYEHPHGVTLREVIDASGGVRDGRAPKAVLLGGAAGGFVGPDRLDVRLTFEDAREGGYTLGSGVVMVFGDSADLSDTCLRIARFFRDESCGQCVPCRVGTVRQEEALHRLVQGRTLGSRADELALLEDVARVMRDASICGLGQTAANAVQSAIASLGVFGGGEADALEGEAVPTRTEAQES